From the uncultured Fusobacterium sp. genome, one window contains:
- the iadA gene encoding beta-aspartyl-peptidase, which yields MFKLIKNVEIYNPEFKGVQDILFCNDKIVKIDKNIELNGFECEIIDGTGKKAVPGYIDQHIHITGGGGEGSFKTRVPEAPLSKIVEAGVTTVIGVLGTDSTTRNVENIVAKAKGLKEEGISCYVTTGAYEFPSPTITGTVKRDVTFIDEIIGVKLAISDHRASYIDEAILEDLGSQVRTAGMFSNKAGIVVLHMGDGDRLLSQVMNVIEKSEIPIKHFLPTHVNRKKEVFDSAIEFAKKGGYIDITDSFAEEDYATASKGVVMAKEAGVDLSHITFSSDGYGSFSDYDEAGNLIRIGASPINVHQAEIKRLINNYGFTLSEALQFLTINPAKFLKLYPAKGVLAEGSDADMVLLDENLDITDVFALGKQFVRSKKVIRKGTYED from the coding sequence ATGTTTAAACTTATTAAAAATGTAGAAATTTACAATCCAGAATTTAAAGGGGTTCAAGATATTCTTTTTTGCAATGATAAAATTGTAAAAATTGATAAAAATATTGAACTTAATGGTTTTGAATGTGAAATAATAGATGGAACAGGAAAAAAAGCTGTACCGGGATATATTGATCAACATATCCATATAACAGGTGGAGGTGGAGAGGGAAGTTTTAAGACTAGAGTTCCTGAAGCACCACTTTCAAAAATTGTTGAAGCAGGAGTTACTACTGTGATTGGAGTATTAGGAACAGATAGTACAACAAGAAATGTAGAAAATATTGTAGCAAAAGCTAAAGGGTTAAAAGAGGAGGGAATCTCTTGCTATGTAACAACTGGTGCTTATGAGTTTCCATCACCTACAATCACAGGAACAGTAAAAAGAGATGTTACTTTTATAGATGAGATCATCGGGGTAAAACTTGCAATCTCAGATCACAGAGCATCATATATTGATGAGGCTATTCTTGAAGATTTAGGATCTCAAGTTAGAACTGCTGGAATGTTCTCAAATAAAGCTGGAATAGTTGTACTTCATATGGGAGATGGAGATAGACTTCTTTCTCAAGTTATGAATGTAATAGAAAAATCAGAAATCCCTATTAAACACTTTTTACCTACACATGTAAATAGAAAGAAAGAGGTTTTTGATTCTGCTATTGAATTTGCTAAAAAAGGTGGATATATAGATATTACAGACTCTTTTGCTGAGGAGGATTATGCTACTGCATCTAAAGGAGTAGTTATGGCTAAAGAAGCTGGAGTTGATTTAAGTCATATAACCTTCAGTTCAGATGGATATGGAAGTTTCTCTGATTATGATGAGGCTGGAAACTTAATTAGAATAGGAGCATCTCCTATCAATGTTCACCAAGCTGAAATCAAAAGACTTATCAATAATTATGGATTTACTTTAAGTGAAGCACTTCAATTTTTAACAATAAACCCAGCTAAATTCTTAAAACTTTATCCAGCTAAAGGAGTTTTAGCAGAGGGAAGTGATGCTGATATGGTATTATTAGATGAAAATCTTGATATTACAGATGTTTTTGCTCTTGGAAAACAATTTGTAAGAAGTAAAAAGGTTATTAGAAAAGGAACTTACGAAGATTAA
- a CDS encoding DUF1232 domain-containing protein: MEEKENINLEKEEYKKEYNEKRFFEKVKNVLKIVGIKGTYMLLILYNTLQRKDIPPKEKSIIIGALGYFLLPLDALPDITPIIGYSDDIFALGMAILKVMPYIDDEIKGKSREQIIKWFKISKEELELLIK; the protein is encoded by the coding sequence ATGGAAGAAAAAGAAAATATAAATCTTGAAAAAGAGGAGTATAAGAAGGAATATAATGAGAAACGTTTTTTTGAGAAAGTAAAAAATGTTTTAAAAATTGTAGGGATAAAGGGAACATATATGCTTTTAATTCTCTATAATACTCTACAAAGAAAGGATATTCCACCTAAAGAAAAATCAATAATTATTGGAGCTTTAGGATACTTTCTTCTTCCATTAGATGCTCTGCCAGATATTACACCAATAATTGGTTATAGTGATGATATTTTTGCTTTGGGAATGGCTATTTTAAAGGTTATGCCCTATATTGATGATGAGATAAAAGGAAAATCTAGGGAACAGATAATAAAATGGTTTAAAATTTCTAAAGAGGAATTGGAACTTTTGATAAAATAA
- a CDS encoding antitoxin VbhA family protein, which produces MTDKEKFEYVIHTNELEGHEFTEEEKEIIKKVACGEMSSKEALKIFLK; this is translated from the coding sequence ATGACTGATAAAGAGAAATTTGAATATGTAATTCACACAAATGAGCTTGAAGGTCATGAGTTTACAGAAGAAGAAAAAGAAATTATAAAAAAAGTTGCTTGTGGAGAAATGAGTTCAAAGGAAGCATTAAAAATATTTTTGAAATAG
- a CDS encoding Fic family protein: protein MDKYVYTNSEVLKNKFDIRKSEDLARKERTLTSIRLLEILDDKSKIKHTFDLKHLQKIHKYIFQDLYNWAGKLRDVDIAKGGTLFCKAINIDSFSKDIFSKLQKENWLKDYSKEEIAEKLAILFLDINALHPFREGNGRTQREFIRELAEERGFILTFKNISKEKMIELSIKDNPKELAQFFLADIRDLHK from the coding sequence ATGGATAAATATGTTTATACTAATAGTGAAGTATTGAAAAATAAGTTTGATATAAGAAAAAGTGAGGATTTAGCAAGAAAAGAGAGGACTTTAACTTCAATAAGATTATTGGAGATACTAGATGATAAATCTAAAATAAAACATACCTTTGATTTAAAACATTTACAAAAGATTCATAAATATATATTTCAAGATCTTTATAATTGGGCAGGAAAATTAAGAGATGTAGATATAGCTAAAGGAGGAACTTTATTTTGTAAAGCTATTAATATAGATAGTTTTTCTAAAGATATTTTTTCTAAACTTCAAAAAGAGAACTGGTTAAAAGATTATTCAAAAGAGGAGATAGCTGAAAAACTAGCTATTCTTTTTCTTGATATAAATGCTTTACACCCTTTTAGAGAAGGAAACGGCAGAACTCAAAGAGAGTTTATAAGGGAACTTGCTGAAGAAAGAGGCTTTATTTTAACCTTTAAAAATATCTCCAAAGAAAAAATGATAGAACTTTCTATAAAAGATAATCCAAAAGAGTTAGCTCAATTTTTCTTAGCTGATATAAGAGATTTACATAAATAA
- a CDS encoding HD family hydrolase, with translation MNPRELLEALSIAERLKDTTRHCYTSKGRHESVAEHSWNMTLMAFFIKNEFPEADINKVIQMCIIHDLGECFTGDIPTFLKTKEHEVSEETLLNNWIKSLPTTTRDEMLSLYKEMKERKTLEAKIFKAIDSLEALIQHNFSDISTWSENEFDLNLTYANDRVNFSQYLTLLREEIRKDTIQKISNKK, from the coding sequence ATGAATCCAAGAGAATTATTAGAGGCTTTGAGTATAGCTGAGAGATTAAAGGATACAACAAGACATTGTTATACTTCAAAAGGAAGACATGAAAGTGTTGCTGAGCATAGTTGGAATATGACTCTAATGGCATTTTTTATAAAAAATGAATTTCCAGAGGCAGATATTAATAAAGTGATTCAAATGTGTATTATACATGATTTAGGAGAGTGTTTTACAGGAGATATACCTACTTTTTTGAAAACAAAAGAACATGAGGTTTCAGAAGAGACACTTCTTAATAATTGGATTAAGTCGCTACCAACTACTACTAGAGATGAGATGTTAAGTTTATATAAAGAGATGAAAGAGAGAAAAACACTAGAGGCAAAAATTTTCAAAGCTATAGATAGTTTAGAAGCTTTGATACAACATAATTTTTCAGATATTTCAACATGGTCAGAGAATGAATTTGATCTAAATTTAACATATGCAAATGATAGAGTAAATTTTTCACAATATTTGACCCTATTAAGAGAAGAGATTAGAAAGGATACTATTCAAAAAATTTCAAATAAAAAATAA
- a CDS encoding FAD-binding protein: MKGFKNVILGTLLLASTCFGAEKINTASAGGFGGKVTVEVTTEGEKIKDLKVVSHKETAHIMDRAFPILKERILEAQSPIIDSVSGASFTSFAVKKAVADVLKKEGKDFGRITFKTKAPEQPAMIGKTVNTDIVIIGGGPAGLAAAISAKEAGADKVTIVEKLDILSGNGKFDMNFFDMINSKAQKANGIKDSVEAFIKDKSNPRDTAERTRVQAEGAYVLDEWLRGMGINLNYNYGLRNHMAEADAYAGAHIQDGLERKVKELGVDVRTGTKGLDFIMENGKVTGVKVQKKNLTYDINAKAVIVATGGFSANKALLAKYAPGSEKVETSNQLGATGDFVPVFEKNGMKMENMEVLSVFKMIISKTRDLTGAGDGFVLVNKNGERFIDETKSGLPMAYTILEQPESKVFYIYDQNLYESAYRLKKHVAQGLHTKADTLEELAEKLEIPKDKLVATIDTFNKGVRGEVKDPFREKAFTREFKNQGPYYGVQVESAIHMTKGGVAANEKAEVLYENGEIVEGLYAAGEVTNTSAAYSGAVIFGRVAGESAAKFVKNKK; encoded by the coding sequence TTGAAAGGATTTAAGAATGTTATTTTAGGAACATTACTTCTTGCATCTACTTGTTTTGGTGCTGAAAAGATCAACACTGCAAGTGCAGGAGGTTTTGGAGGAAAAGTAACTGTTGAAGTAACAACAGAAGGGGAAAAAATAAAGGATTTGAAAGTTGTTTCGCACAAAGAAACAGCACACATTATGGATAGAGCCTTCCCTATATTAAAAGAGAGAATTTTAGAGGCTCAATCACCTATTATTGACAGCGTATCTGGAGCATCATTTACATCTTTTGCAGTAAAAAAAGCTGTAGCTGATGTATTAAAAAAAGAGGGAAAAGATTTTGGAAGAATAACTTTTAAAACAAAGGCTCCTGAGCAACCTGCAATGATTGGTAAAACTGTAAATACAGATATTGTAATTATAGGAGGAGGTCCAGCAGGTCTAGCTGCTGCTATTTCAGCAAAAGAGGCTGGAGCAGATAAAGTTACAATAGTTGAAAAATTGGATATTCTTAGTGGAAATGGAAAATTTGATATGAACTTCTTTGATATGATAAATTCAAAGGCACAAAAGGCTAATGGAATAAAGGATTCAGTAGAGGCTTTCATTAAAGATAAGAGCAATCCTAGAGATACTGCAGAACGTACAAGAGTTCAAGCAGAGGGAGCATATGTTTTAGATGAATGGTTAAGAGGAATGGGAATTAACCTTAACTATAACTATGGTTTAAGAAATCATATGGCAGAAGCAGATGCTTATGCAGGTGCTCATATTCAAGATGGATTAGAAAGAAAAGTAAAAGAATTAGGTGTAGATGTTCGTACAGGGACAAAAGGACTTGATTTTATTATGGAAAATGGAAAAGTTACAGGAGTTAAAGTTCAAAAGAAAAATTTAACATATGATATTAATGCAAAAGCTGTAATTGTAGCAACTGGAGGATTTTCAGCAAATAAAGCTTTACTAGCTAAATATGCTCCTGGATCAGAAAAAGTAGAAACTTCTAATCAACTTGGAGCAACAGGTGATTTTGTTCCAGTATTTGAAAAAAATGGAATGAAAATGGAAAATATGGAAGTTCTAAGTGTATTTAAAATGATCATAAGTAAAACAAGAGATCTAACAGGGGCAGGAGATGGATTTGTGCTTGTAAATAAGAATGGAGAGAGATTTATAGATGAAACTAAATCAGGACTTCCAATGGCATACACTATTCTTGAGCAACCTGAAAGTAAAGTTTTCTATATTTATGATCAAAATTTATATGAATCAGCTTACCGTTTGAAAAAACATGTGGCACAAGGACTTCATACTAAAGCAGATACATTGGAAGAGTTAGCAGAAAAACTTGAAATTCCTAAAGATAAATTAGTAGCAACTATAGATACTTTTAATAAAGGAGTAAGGGGCGAAGTAAAAGATCCGTTTAGAGAAAAAGCATTTACAAGAGAGTTTAAAAACCAAGGACCTTACTATGGAGTACAAGTTGAATCAGCAATTCATATGACTAAAGGTGGAGTTGCAGCTAATGAAAAAGCAGAAGTATTGTATGAAAATGGTGAGATAGTAGAAGGATTATATGCAGCAGGAGAAGTTACAAATACAAGTGCAGCATATAGTGGAGCTGTTATATTTGGACGTGTAGCTGGAGAGAGTGCAGCAAAATTTGTAAAAAATAAAAAGTAA
- a CDS encoding glycerate kinase — MKIVIAPDSFKESMSGKVACEAIEKGLKKILKDAIFEKVPMADGGEGTTQSLVDATNGKIYCVEVTNPLGEKVEAKLGILGDRETAILEMASASGLELISKENRDPMITTTFGTGELIKKALELNVKTILVGIGGSATNDGGAGMIQALGGKLLDRDGNQIGFGGGELSKLKKIDLSDLDERLKDVKIIVACDVDNPLTGERGASYIFGRQKGGNDKTIAILDRNLQHFAQIIRDELNIDIENIAGSGAAGGLGAGMMAFLSAELKRGIDIVIEYSKLEEKLKGASFVITGEGSIDGQTRFGKTPYGVAKIAKKKGIPVIALAGNIGEDIDILYDYGFDTIFSILPGVQSLEVALKNGEKNLERTSENIARLINSFKR, encoded by the coding sequence ATGAAAATAGTTATAGCACCAGATTCTTTTAAAGAGAGCATGAGTGGGAAAGTAGCTTGTGAGGCTATAGAAAAAGGGCTTAAAAAAATTTTGAAAGATGCAATATTTGAAAAAGTTCCAATGGCAGATGGAGGAGAGGGAACAACACAATCTTTAGTAGATGCTACAAATGGAAAAATCTATTGTGTAGAGGTAACAAATCCTTTGGGAGAAAAGGTTGAGGCAAAATTAGGGATACTAGGAGATAGAGAAACTGCTATACTTGAAATGGCAAGTGCCAGTGGTTTAGAACTTATTTCAAAAGAAAATAGAGATCCTATGATAACTACAACTTTTGGTACAGGAGAACTTATAAAAAAAGCTTTAGAATTAAATGTAAAAACTATTTTAGTAGGAATAGGGGGAAGTGCTACAAATGATGGAGGAGCTGGGATGATACAAGCTCTTGGGGGTAAACTTTTAGATAGAGATGGAAATCAAATAGGCTTTGGGGGTGGAGAGTTATCTAAGTTGAAAAAAATTGATCTTTCAGACCTCGACGAAAGATTGAAAGATGTTAAAATTATAGTTGCTTGTGATGTTGATAACCCACTTACTGGAGAGAGGGGGGCTTCATATATATTTGGACGTCAAAAAGGTGGAAATGATAAAACTATAGCAATTTTAGATAGAAACTTACAGCATTTTGCACAAATTATAAGAGATGAGCTAAATATAGATATTGAAAATATAGCTGGATCAGGTGCAGCAGGAGGACTTGGAGCAGGGATGATGGCTTTTCTGTCTGCTGAATTAAAAAGAGGTATAGATATTGTTATTGAATATAGTAAACTTGAGGAAAAATTAAAGGGAGCTTCTTTTGTAATAACAGGTGAAGGAAGTATAGATGGACAAACTCGTTTTGGTAAAACTCCATATGGTGTAGCTAAAATAGCTAAAAAGAAAGGAATACCTGTAATAGCATTAGCTGGAAATATTGGAGAGGATATTGATATATTGTACGACTACGGCTTTGATACTATTTTCTCTATTCTTCCAGGGGTACAAAGTTTGGAAGTAGCTTTAAAAAATGGAGAAAAAAACTTAGAGAGAACCAGTGAGAATATAGCCAGACTTATTAATAGTTTTAAAAGATAG
- a CDS encoding tyrosine-type recombinase/integrase has protein sequence MVFTHDEIKFLYSKADDEIMATHLLILIYTGMRINEYLSLELKDYDVKEFTIRTGSKTEAGKNRLIPIHSKIRSLLYKVLSEEENKISYAIFRNQFTKYLKKYDELGEHTIHDTRHTFASMLSTAGANDVAITKIIGHTDIATTNKIYTHKDIFELRQAVELLQ, from the coding sequence ATGGTATTTACTCATGATGAAATAAAATTTTTATACAGTAAAGCTGATGATGAAATTATGGCAACTCATCTATTAATTCTTATTTATACTGGAATGAGGATTAATGAATATTTAAGTTTAGAGTTAAAAGATTATGATGTGAAAGAATTTACTATCAGAACTGGATCCAAGACTGAGGCTGGAAAAAATAGATTGATTCCTATCCACTCTAAAATAAGATCTCTTTTATATAAAGTCTTGAGTGAAGAAGAGAATAAAATCAGTTATGCTATTTTTAGAAATCAATTTACAAAATACTTAAAAAAATATGATGAGTTAGGAGAACACACTATTCATGATACAAGACATACATTTGCAAGTATGTTATCTACAGCAGGAGCAAATGACGTGGCTATCACTAAAATTATAGGACATACTGATATTGCTACAACAAATAAAATATACACTCACAAGGATATTTTTGAGCTCCGTCAAGCAGTTGAGCTATTGCAATAA
- the dinD gene encoding DNA damage-inducible protein D: MEISLYNEKTFEDIKHIDENGVEYWLARELQEILGYSKWGNFLNVIEKAKNSVETSEIEVSDHFADVGKTIKMPKGAEKIIPDIMLTRYACYLIVQNGDPRKKMIALGQQYFAIQTRKQELSNKEFEELSEDERRLLLRSDVRGFNKKLAKAAQDCGVDNFGKFQNAGYKGLYNGETASDIKRRKNLKKNEDILDHMGSTELAANFFRITQTEERLKKGDIKGQEKADHTHYTIGKKVRETMEEISGVLPEKLPTPEKSIKQIEKEQKKIKKK, encoded by the coding sequence ATGGAAATTTCTTTATATAATGAAAAAACTTTTGAAGATATAAAACATATAGATGAAAATGGAGTTGAATATTGGTTAGCCAGAGAACTCCAAGAAATATTAGGATACTCAAAATGGGGTAACTTTTTAAATGTAATTGAAAAAGCTAAAAATTCTGTAGAAACCTCTGAAATTGAGGTGTCTGATCATTTTGCCGACGTCGGCAAAACGATAAAAATGCCTAAAGGTGCCGAAAAAATTATCCCTGACATTATGCTTACTAGATATGCTTGTTATCTTATAGTTCAAAATGGAGATCCAAGAAAGAAGATGATTGCTCTTGGACAACAATATTTTGCAATACAAACTAGAAAACAGGAATTGTCTAATAAAGAATTTGAGGAGTTATCAGAAGATGAAAGAAGATTGTTACTCCGTTCAGATGTAAGAGGATTTAATAAAAAGTTAGCTAAAGCTGCTCAAGATTGTGGAGTAGATAATTTTGGTAAATTCCAAAATGCAGGTTATAAAGGATTATATAATGGAGAAACAGCATCAGATATAAAGAGGAGAAAAAATCTAAAGAAAAATGAAGATATTTTAGATCATATGGGTTCTACTGAACTAGCTGCTAATTTCTTTAGAATTACTCAAACTGAAGAAAGATTAAAAAAGGGTGATATAAAAGGACAGGAGAAAGCTGATCACACTCACTATACTATTGGTAAAAAAGTTCGTGAAACAATGGAAGAAATAAGTGGTGTTTTGCCTGAAAAACTTCCAACACCTGAGAAAAGTATTAAGCAGATAGAAAAAGAACAAAAGAAAATTAAAAAGAAATAA
- a CDS encoding LexA family transcriptional regulator: protein MTIGERIKEKRLLKNYTLEKLAIEIGVTKSTVLKYENGTIAIPSDKIEKIAEALKVSPAYLMGWEIPEEIPNSIPEVEFMSIPLYASVSAGYGSCQSEFIKMIAIPGLKPNGTTYFAVKVKGDSMEPKIPDNSTVIIKKDIAIENGDIGAFYYNGESYVKQKRINNGKLILHSFNLAYESILVQPYDDFKEYGKVVKVLIDL, encoded by the coding sequence GTGACTATCGGAGAAAGAATAAAAGAAAAAAGATTATTAAAAAATTATACATTAGAAAAATTAGCTATTGAGATTGGAGTAACTAAATCAACTGTTCTTAAATATGAAAATGGAACTATTGCTATTCCTTCTGATAAAATTGAAAAAATTGCAGAAGCACTTAAAGTTTCTCCAGCATATTTAATGGGTTGGGAAATACCTGAAGAAATTCCTAATTCTATTCCTGAAGTTGAGTTTATGAGTATTCCTTTATATGCCTCTGTAAGTGCTGGATATGGATCATGTCAAAGTGAATTTATAAAGATGATAGCTATTCCAGGATTAAAACCTAATGGAACTACATATTTTGCAGTTAAGGTTAAAGGTGATAGCATGGAACCTAAGATCCCTGATAACTCAACTGTTATTATAAAAAAAGATATTGCTATTGAAAATGGTGACATTGGAGCTTTCTACTATAATGGGGAATCATATGTTAAACAAAAAAGAATTAATAATGGAAAGTTAATACTTCACTCTTTTAATTTAGCTTATGAGTCTATATTGGTACAACCATATGATGATTTTAAAGAGTATGGAAAAGTTGTTAAAGTTTTAATTGATTTGTAA
- a CDS encoding XRE family transcriptional regulator, whose amino-acid sequence MINVAKLKGKIAEKGTSQRKLAKKMNITAKTFYDKMKKGVFTNLEIEILVKELEIENPLEIFFTN is encoded by the coding sequence GTGATAAATGTAGCTAAATTAAAAGGAAAAATAGCAGAGAAAGGGACTTCTCAACGTAAATTAGCTAAAAAAATGAATATTACAGCTAAAACTTTTTACGATAAAATGAAAAAAGGAGTTTTTACTAACTTAGAAATAGAGATTTTAGTTAAAGAGTTAGAAATAGAGAATCCATTAGAAATTTTTTTTACAAATTAA
- a CDS encoding antA/AntB antirepressor family protein: MENLIKIEERNGEQLVSGRELHKFLEIKARFNDWFPRMCEYGFIENKDYIAITQKRVTAQGNETTYTDYLMKISMAKELSMLQRNERGKQAREYFIKCEEAWNSEDMVLARALQIQNKKILGYKEHIEVLENKIKEDAPRVSFAETIEKASDCILVREFSKIIANEGIHLGEKSLYKWFREKGFIFKNSTEPMQSAVQRGLFKVSERVIKAVTGDIVRSTTKITGKGQIYFLGLLKKEFL, encoded by the coding sequence TTGGAAAATTTAATAAAGATTGAAGAAAGAAATGGAGAGCAGCTAGTAAGCGGAAGAGAACTTCATAAATTTTTAGAAATAAAAGCAAGATTCAATGATTGGTTTCCTAGAATGTGTGAATATGGTTTTATTGAAAATAAAGACTATATAGCTATTACTCAAAAAAGAGTAACAGCTCAAGGCAATGAAACTACCTATACAGATTACTTAATGAAAATCTCAATGGCTAAGGAATTATCAATGCTCCAAAGAAATGAGAGAGGAAAACAAGCTAGAGAGTACTTCATTAAATGTGAGGAGGCTTGGAACAGTGAGGATATGGTTTTAGCAAGAGCCTTACAGATCCAAAATAAAAAGATCCTTGGTTATAAGGAACACATTGAAGTCTTAGAAAATAAAATCAAAGAAGATGCTCCAAGGGTATCATTTGCTGAAACTATTGAAAAAGCTAGTGATTGTATATTAGTTAGAGAGTTTTCAAAGATAATAGCTAATGAGGGAATACACCTAGGAGAGAAAAGCTTGTACAAATGGTTTAGAGAAAAGGGATTTATTTTTAAGAATTCAACGGAACCAATGCAGTCAGCAGTGCAAAGAGGATTGTTTAAAGTGTCTGAGAGAGTAATTAAAGCAGTTACAGGAGACATAGTGAGAAGTACAACTAAAATTACTGGAAAAGGTCAAATATACTTTCTAGGGCTTTTAAAGAAAGAATTTTTATAA
- a CDS encoding siphovirus Gp157 family protein: protein MELTLYGITKEIQVLEELWEMAIDEETGEIKDSNVLEELQSDIEVILQEKSASLVKYCKARDCFIDNVDQEIKKLQALKKAATNKQDNFKKYIKMCMQKLELPKIETPNGTLSLRKSESISIDDEKLIPAEFTTIVQDVKISKTDIKKAIKAGKEVPGATLMQNVNLQIK from the coding sequence ATGGAATTGACATTATATGGAATTACAAAAGAAATCCAAGTATTGGAAGAACTTTGGGAAATGGCAATAGATGAAGAAACAGGAGAGATAAAAGATTCTAATGTTTTGGAGGAACTACAATCAGATATTGAGGTAATACTTCAAGAAAAGTCAGCTAGTTTAGTTAAGTATTGTAAAGCTAGAGATTGTTTTATAGATAATGTGGATCAAGAGATAAAAAAGCTACAAGCATTAAAAAAAGCAGCAACTAACAAGCAAGATAATTTTAAAAAATATATAAAGATGTGTATGCAAAAATTGGAACTTCCAAAGATAGAGACTCCAAACGGAACTTTATCATTGAGAAAATCAGAGTCTATTTCAATAGATGATGAGAAACTTATACCAGCTGAATTTACAACAATAGTTCAAGATGTGAAGATCTCTAAGACAGACATCAAAAAAGCAATAAAAGCTGGAAAAGAAGTTCCTGGAGCAACTTTAATGCAAAATGTAAATCTACAAATTAAATAG
- a CDS encoding exonuclease domain-containing protein, whose amino-acid sequence MKILFIDTETGGVNPKESALIQLSGIVRVDKKDVEEFNFYVKPFQGSEVNPKALEVQGS is encoded by the coding sequence ATGAAGATATTGTTTATAGATACAGAGACTGGAGGAGTCAATCCTAAAGAATCTGCTTTGATTCAACTTTCAGGAATAGTGAGAGTTGATAAAAAAGATGTTGAGGAGTTCAACTTCTATGTAAAACCTTTCCAAGGTAGTGAAGTTAATCCTAAAGCTTTGGAAGTTCAAGGGAGTTAA
- a CDS encoding AAA family ATPase: MATLIMILGESGTGKSTSIENLDSQETFIIQVVDKPLPFRGFKSKYPLRNKENPAGNRFISDRADKIIRILDTLNKEQKIKNVIIDDSQYIMANEFMRRAKEKGYEKFTEIGQNFYALIDKANEMREDMNIIFLHHKEISEAGISKAKTIGKLLDDKVGIEGRFSIVLTTEIEDGNYYFRTQNNGSDTCKSPKGMFADLRIPNDLDFVIKKIDEYFN; encoded by the coding sequence ATGGCAACTCTAATAATGATTTTAGGAGAGAGTGGAACAGGTAAATCTACTAGTATAGAGAACTTGGATTCTCAAGAAACTTTTATCATTCAAGTAGTAGATAAACCTTTACCATTCAGAGGATTTAAAAGTAAATATCCTTTAAGAAATAAGGAAAATCCTGCTGGAAATAGATTTATAAGTGATAGAGCTGATAAAATTATAAGAATTTTAGATACTCTAAATAAGGAACAAAAGATAAAAAATGTAATAATTGATGATAGTCAATACATCATGGCTAATGAGTTCATGAGGAGAGCTAAAGAAAAAGGTTATGAAAAATTTACAGAGATAGGACAGAACTTTTATGCTCTGATAGATAAAGCAAATGAGATGAGGGAAGATATGAATATTATTTTCTTGCATCATAAAGAGATATCAGAGGCAGGAATAAGCAAGGCTAAAACTATTGGTAAGTTGCTAGATGATAAAGTTGGAATTGAAGGAAGATTTTCAATAGTTTTAACTACTGAAATTGAAGATGGAAATTATTACTTCAGAACTCAAAATAATGGTTCTGATACTTGTAAGAGCCCCAAAGGTATGTTTGCTGATCTAAGAATACCTAATGACTTAGATTTTGTTATAAAGAAAATAGATGAATATTTTAATTAA